A region from the Erigeron canadensis isolate Cc75 unplaced genomic scaffold, C_canadensis_v1 Conyza_canadensis_unscaffolded:309, whole genome shotgun sequence genome encodes:
- the LOC122584469 gene encoding uncharacterized protein LOC122584469, translating into MFLSLPSSANTYTRHELFGNDSDDEELITIMGDFIVLLENGDSSTPLTRVYIPRDRLGAGNHLMNDYFVENSKYPPHFFRRRFHMRKELFMRIVNDIASFSPAGDEPVPPHFVEFRNQRVDARGNFGFSTIQKCTFAIRQLAYGNMADSLDEYLQIGEQTSRDALDAFCKCVFDLYREEYLRRPTTDDIQHIYQKHAELHGFPGMLGSIDCMHWPWKRCPKAWQGQFTRGDKEVPTIMLEAVASYDLWIWHAFFGMAGSNNDINVLNQSHLFREIVEDTAPDTSFTVNRTEYKKRYYLADGIYPEWATFVKAFSCPQDLKKKKFKKYQESARKDVERAFGVLQGRWAILTHPSRSFSVNKIRRTMYACVILHNMIVEDSGHAITSYDLEILAEPPVYLFVPSERGWRSTHGPIRSFETEGFITVFVMILSSIFGVFHDPLFVLIIINYETMLLLFNEIMN; encoded by the coding sequence ATGTTTTTATCACTTCCGTCAAGTGCTAACACATACACACGACATGAGTTATTTGGGAACGACTCCGACGATGAAGAACTTATTACTATAATGGGTGATTTTATCGTTTTGCTCGAAAACGGGGACTCTTCAACCCCTCTCACTCGTGTTTATATCCCAAGAGATCGACTTGGTGCAGGGAATCATTTGATGAATGATTACTTTGTCGAAAATTCAAAGTACCCGCCACACTTCTTTAGGCGGCGttttcacatgcgaaaagagCTATTCATGCGTATAGTTAACGATATCGCTTCTTTCTCCCCAGCTGGCGACGAGCCTGTGCCTCCTCATTTTGTTGAGTTTCGAAACCAGCGTGTAGATGCACGGGGTAACTTTGGTTTTTCTACAATTCAAAAGTGTACATTTGCGATACGTCAGCTAGCGTATGGCAACATGGCCGATTCACTTGATGAGTATCTACAAATTGGTGAACAAACTTCCAGAGACGCGCTTGATGCTTTTTGTAAGTGTGTGTTTGACCTTTACAGGGAAGAGTACTTACGAAGACCAACAACAGATGATATACAACATATCTACCAGAAACACGCAGAACTCCATGGTTTTCCAGGGATGCTTGGGAGCATCGACTGTATGCATTGGCCCTGGAAAAGGTGTCCAAAAGCATGGCAAGGTCAGTTCACTCGAGGTGATAAAGAGGTACCAACcatcatgcttgaagcggtAGCATCGtacgatttatggatttggcATGCATTTTTTGGAATGGCAGGTTCGAACAATGACATAAACGTACTCAATCAATCACATTTGTTTAGGGAAATCGTTGAGGATACGGCTCCGGATACTTCATTTACAGTTAACAGAACCGAGTATAAGAAGAGGTACTATCTAGCCGACGGTATTTATCCTGAGTGGGCGACATTTGTCAAGGCTTTTTCATGCCCACAAGAcctgaagaagaaaaaattcaagaagTATCAAGAAAGTGCGCGAAAAGATGTGGAACGAGCATTTGGAGTTCTCCAAGGTCGTTGGGCAATCCTTACACACCCCTCAAGGTCGTTCAGTGTCAACAAGATTCGTCGAACCATGTATGCTTGTGTCATATTGCATAACATGATCGTTGAGGATTCAGGTCATGCAATAACCTCATATGATCTAGAAATCCTAGCTGAGCCCCCTGTGTACCTGTTCGTACCTTCCGAGAGAGGATGGCGGTCCACACACGGACCAATAAGGAGCTTCGAGACTGAGGGGTTTATCACGGTCTTCGTCATGATCTTGTCGAGCATATTTGGCGTCTTCCATGATCCGTTGTTtgtcttaataataataaattatgaaaCTATGTTGTtgttatttaatgaaattatgaactag